A part of Candidatus Hydrogenedentota bacterium genomic DNA contains:
- a CDS encoding methyltransferase codes for MGMMTSRERVLAALRREPTDRVPVFMWFHPSTARRLAALLEIPAGKVGEAMGNDIRQTWVNNNYAMEGIVHENEGDAHTDLWGIHWVKRGGFNQIEGFPLAGLPPEEAARYRFPAEHAEFLLSQMAPLLAARGDAFIGVDVSPCVFEMCWRLRGMEDTLLDMALHPDAAEALLGRCGDFSVMLSVAACERFDVDWLWLGDDVAGQQSLLMSPELWRGMVKPHLKRSADVGLRRGLPVAYHCCGALRDIIPDLVEIGVSVLNPVQCNCPGMEPASLKQEFGRDLAFMGGVDTQGVLPNGTAAEVRRATERLIAGMTSDGGGYILAASHTIPPETPDENIFALYEVAGISREEIFDRAAALRGQG; via the coding sequence ATGGGCATGATGACATCGCGGGAGCGGGTGCTGGCGGCGCTGCGCCGCGAGCCGACGGACCGGGTGCCGGTGTTCATGTGGTTTCACCCGTCCACGGCGCGGCGGCTGGCGGCGCTGCTGGAAATCCCCGCCGGAAAAGTCGGCGAGGCGATGGGCAACGACATCCGCCAGACCTGGGTGAACAACAATTACGCCATGGAGGGGATCGTCCACGAAAACGAGGGCGACGCCCACACGGACCTCTGGGGCATCCACTGGGTGAAGCGCGGCGGGTTCAACCAGATCGAGGGATTCCCCTTGGCGGGGCTGCCGCCGGAGGAGGCCGCCCGATACCGCTTCCCCGCGGAGCACGCCGAGTTTCTGCTGTCGCAGATGGCGCCGCTCCTCGCCGCGCGCGGCGACGCCTTCATCGGCGTGGACGTGTCCCCCTGCGTCTTCGAGATGTGCTGGCGCCTGCGCGGCATGGAGGACACGCTCCTCGACATGGCCCTGCATCCGGACGCGGCGGAGGCCCTGCTGGGCCGCTGCGGCGACTTCTCGGTGATGCTCTCCGTGGCCGCCTGCGAGCGCTTCGACGTGGACTGGCTCTGGCTCGGCGACGACGTGGCGGGCCAGCAGTCCCTGCTCATGAGCCCCGAACTCTGGCGCGGCATGGTGAAGCCCCACCTGAAACGCTCCGCCGATGTCGGCCTGCGCCGCGGGCTCCCCGTGGCCTACCACTGCTGCGGCGCGCTTCGGGACATCATCCCCGACCTCGTCGAGATCGGCGTCTCCGTGCTCAACCCCGTCCAGTGCAACTGCCCCGGCATGGAGCCCGCCAGCCTCAAGCAGGAGTTTGGCCGCGACCTCGCCTTCATGGGCGGTGTGGACACCCAGGGCGTGCTCCCCAACGGCACCGCCGCGGAGGTGCGCCGCGCCACGGAACGCCTCATCGCCGGCATGACCTCCGACGGCGGCGGCTACATCCTCGCCGCGTCCCACACCATCCCCCCGGAGACCCCCGACGAGAACATCTTCGCCCTCTACGAGGTCGCGGGGATATCCAGGGAGGAAATCTTCGACCGCGCCGCCGCCCTGCGCGGGCAGGGCTGA